The proteins below are encoded in one region of Lactuca sativa cultivar Salinas chromosome 3, Lsat_Salinas_v11, whole genome shotgun sequence:
- the LOC111919376 gene encoding scarecrow-like protein 15, giving the protein MKLPFASQQNNLSSPEVKHQIISGGVGGGGTGRYEPKSVLDICRSLPGKTSEFDSGDHNSIVLSSSEDPLRLDNYEHGIVNQFEEWDSLMKELGLNDDSAKSAYLPELPDLPPIQSEVTAPTMSLFLNPDFENPNTNTNPNSLDFTNQYNIDNRTGFDFVDDIIRIAECFETQSLHLAQVILARLNQRLPSPNGKPLQRAAFYFKEAIQSLISGSTRLTQSSSSSEIVQTIKAYKTFITVSPIPMFSSFTANQAILEAVDGAMIIHVIDFDIGIGGHWASFMKEISEKSESRKVNSPAFRITAVVPEEYETESRLIRDNLRQFARDLKLRFDIDFISVRTFESLSFKSIKFMDGEKTAVLLTPTIFQRIGTGFINDLRRLSPQVVVHVDGEGLTGDGTSSFRQSVIEGLELYSTILESLEAANVGIGVGAGDWLRKIEICVLLPKIIAAMGAAGRHVTPWREAFGRAGLRPVGQSQFADFQAECLLRRLQVRGFHVAKQQGEMMLCWHDRPLVATSAWKC; this is encoded by the coding sequence ATGAAATTGCCCTTTGCTTCACAGCAAAACAATCTCTCTTCTCCTGAAGTAAAGCACCAAATAATtagtggtggtgttggtggtggtggaACTGGTAGATACGAGCCCAAATCGGTTCTTGATATTTGCCGGAGTTTGCCTGGTAAGACGTCGGAGTTTGATTCGGGTGATCATAATAGCATTGTGTTATCATCGTCGGAGGATCCGTTGCGATTGGATAATTACGAACATGGAATCGTGAATCAGTTTGAAGAATGGGATTCTCTCATGAAAGAATTAGGTCTTAATGATGATTCTGCAAAATCTGCTTACCTCCCTGAACTCCCCGACCTCCCGCCGATTCAATCTGAGGTGACTGCTCCGACCATGTCGCTGTTCTTAAACCCGGATTTTGAGAATCCAAACACGAACACGAACCCTAACTCGCTTGATTTCACGAACCAGTATAATATTGATAATAGAACAGGGTTTGATTTCGTCGATGATATAATCCGGATTGCTGAGTGCTTTGAAACTCAATCTCTCCACCTGGCACAGGTGATATTGGCGCGGCTCAATCAGCGGCTTCCTTCTCCAAACGGAAAACCTCTCCAGCGTGCTGCTTTCTACTTCAAAGAAGCGATTCAGTCTCTGATCTCCGGGTCAACTCGATTGACTCAGTCATCTTCCTCTTCTGAAATTGTACAAACAATTAAAGCTTACAAGACGTTCATCACCGTCTCCCCGATCCCGATGTTTTCCAGCTTCACCGCCAATCAAGCTATCCTGGAGGCGGTTGACGGTGCGATGATCATCCACGTCATCGATTTCGATATCGGAATCGGCGGTCATTGGGCGTCGTTCATGAAAGAGATCTCGGAGAAATCAGAATCACGGAAGGTTAACTCGCCTGCGTTCAGAATCACAGCCGTTGTTCCTGAAGAGTACGAAACCGAATCGAGATTGATCAGAGATAATCTACGTCAGTTTGCTCGTGATCTAAAACTACGATTCGATATCGATTTCATCTCCGTTAGAACTTTCGAAAGCCTCTCGTTTAAATCGATCAAGTTCATGGACGGAGAGAAGACTGCTGTTCTATTAACTCCAACGATCTTCCAACGAATCGGCACTGGTTTCATCAACGATCTCCGACGATTATCTCCACAAGTAGTAGTTCACGTAGACGGAGAGGGATTGACGGGAGACGGAACGTCGTCCTTCCGTCAGTCGGTGATCGAGGGTTTAGAACTTTATTCGACGATATTAGAATCATTGGAAGCAGCAAACGTTGGTATCGGAGTAGGAGCTGGTGACTGGTTACGGAAGATTGAGATATGCGTGTTGCTCCCGAAGATAATAGCAGCGATGGGGGCGGCAGGCCGCCATGTGACGCCGTGGAGGGAGGCGTTTGGTAGAGCCGGGCTGCGGCCGGTGGGGCAAAGTCAATTTGCTGACTTTCAAGCGGAGTGTTTACTGAGGAGGTTACAAGTCAGGGGATTCCACGTGGCGAAACAACAAGGGGAGATGATGCTTTGCTGGCATGATAGGCCCCTTGTTGCCACGTCAGCATGGAAATGTTAG
- the LOC111919375 gene encoding G-box-binding factor 1 isoform X2, producing MGAGEDNSPAKHSKPAPTQETPPPSYADWSNSMQAYYGAGGTPPFFASTVASPTPHPYMWGGQHPMMSPYGTPVPYPALYPPAGVYAHPNMPMTPTTAPPNTEMEAKAYEGKERSTTTNKKSKGISGNGNVGVRTGESGKAASSSGNDGGATQSADSGSDGSSDGSDENDQNEFSGGKKGSFNQMLADANAQNNNIQTPVPGNPVASIPGTNLNMGMDLWNPAAGNTAIKMRPGVSRGVVPPPMMPDQWVQDERELKRQKRKQSNRESARRSRLRKQAECEELQTRVEALTSENHTLRDELQRLSEECQKLTSENNSIKDELTRFCGPEAVSKLDEGNS from the exons ATGGGGGCTGGAGAAGATAACTCACCTGCTAAGCATTCCAAACCTGCTCCAACTCAGGAAACACCTCCACCTTCATATGCTGACTGGTCAAACTCAATGCAG GCTTATTATGGTGCTGGAGGAACTCCACCTTTTTTTGCTTCAACTGTTGCTTCTCCAACTCCTCATCCATACATGTGGGGAGGccag CATCCTATGATGTCACCATATGGAACTCCAGTTCCATATCCAGCTTTATATCCACCAGCTGGAGTTTATGCTCATCCTAATATGCCTATG ACTCCAACTACTGCTCCACCAAACACAGAAATGGAAGCAAAGGCGTATGAAGGAAAAGAAAGGTCAACTACTACTAATAAAAAGTCAAAGGGTATTTCTGGAAATGGAAATGTTGGTGTTAGAACTGGAGAGAGTGGAAAAGCAGCATCAAGTTCAGGGAATGATGGAGGCGCCACCCAAAg TGCTGATAGTGGAAGCGATGGTTCTTCAGATGGAAGTGATGAAAATGACCAAAAT GAATTTTCTGGAGGCAAGAAAGGAAGCTTCAATCAGATGCTTGCAGATG CAAATGCACAGAATAACAATATACAGACACCGGTTCCCGGGAATCCTGTAGCTTCAATTCCAGGCACCAATCTAAACATGGGAATGGATTTGTGGAATCCGGCCGCCGGAAACACCGCCATCAAAATGCGACCCGGTGTGTCTCGTGGGGTGGTGCCGCCTCCCATGATGCCTGATCAGTGGGTTCAG GACGAGCGTGAACTGAAGAGACAAAAGAGGAAGCAGTCTAACCGTGAGTCAGCCAGGAGATCAAGATTGCGCAAACAG GCGGAATGCGAAGAGTTACAGACGAGAGTCGAGGCGCTGACCAGTGAAAATCATACACTAAGAGATGAGCTTCAGAGGCTCTCTGAAGAATGTCAGAAGCTTACTTCTGAAAATAATTCCATAAag gatgagTTGACCAGGTTTTGTGGACCAGAGGCAGTGTCGAAGCTTGATGAAGGAAACAgttga
- the LOC111919375 gene encoding G-box-binding factor 1 isoform X1, producing the protein MGAGEDNSPAKHSKPAPTQETPPPSYADWSNSMQAYYGAGGTPPFFASTVASPTPHPYMWGGQHPMMSPYGTPVPYPALYPPAGVYAHPNMPMTPTTAPPNTEMEAKAYEGKERSTTTNKKSKGISGNGNVGVRTGESGKAASSSGNDGGATQSADSGSDGSSDGSDENDQNEFSGGKKGSFNQMLADANAQNNNIQTPVPGNPVASIPGTNLNMGMDLWNPAAGNTAIKMRPGVSRGVVPPPMMPDQWVQQDERELKRQKRKQSNRESARRSRLRKQAECEELQTRVEALTSENHTLRDELQRLSEECQKLTSENNSIKDELTRFCGPEAVSKLDEGNS; encoded by the exons ATGGGGGCTGGAGAAGATAACTCACCTGCTAAGCATTCCAAACCTGCTCCAACTCAGGAAACACCTCCACCTTCATATGCTGACTGGTCAAACTCAATGCAG GCTTATTATGGTGCTGGAGGAACTCCACCTTTTTTTGCTTCAACTGTTGCTTCTCCAACTCCTCATCCATACATGTGGGGAGGccag CATCCTATGATGTCACCATATGGAACTCCAGTTCCATATCCAGCTTTATATCCACCAGCTGGAGTTTATGCTCATCCTAATATGCCTATG ACTCCAACTACTGCTCCACCAAACACAGAAATGGAAGCAAAGGCGTATGAAGGAAAAGAAAGGTCAACTACTACTAATAAAAAGTCAAAGGGTATTTCTGGAAATGGAAATGTTGGTGTTAGAACTGGAGAGAGTGGAAAAGCAGCATCAAGTTCAGGGAATGATGGAGGCGCCACCCAAAg TGCTGATAGTGGAAGCGATGGTTCTTCAGATGGAAGTGATGAAAATGACCAAAAT GAATTTTCTGGAGGCAAGAAAGGAAGCTTCAATCAGATGCTTGCAGATG CAAATGCACAGAATAACAATATACAGACACCGGTTCCCGGGAATCCTGTAGCTTCAATTCCAGGCACCAATCTAAACATGGGAATGGATTTGTGGAATCCGGCCGCCGGAAACACCGCCATCAAAATGCGACCCGGTGTGTCTCGTGGGGTGGTGCCGCCTCCCATGATGCCTGATCAGTGGGTTCAG CAGGACGAGCGTGAACTGAAGAGACAAAAGAGGAAGCAGTCTAACCGTGAGTCAGCCAGGAGATCAAGATTGCGCAAACAG GCGGAATGCGAAGAGTTACAGACGAGAGTCGAGGCGCTGACCAGTGAAAATCATACACTAAGAGATGAGCTTCAGAGGCTCTCTGAAGAATGTCAGAAGCTTACTTCTGAAAATAATTCCATAAag gatgagTTGACCAGGTTTTGTGGACCAGAGGCAGTGTCGAAGCTTGATGAAGGAAACAgttga